One window from the genome of Roseomonas haemaphysalidis encodes:
- a CDS encoding flagellar hook protein FlgE translates to MTAINALRTSVSGLNAQATKLSGISNNIANSSTVGYKRVDTQFESLVLEGSSNGGSALAGTSSQNRVEISKVGQLQSTGIDTDIAVNGNGFLVVNDAAGSTGKYLATRAGSFRSDANGNLVNAGGYFLQGVKLGADGLPVGNVGDNNVDSLTTVNVNNISVASAPTTNMTFWANLPAGQTAYTDTPQNVNTNISSVDYYDALGATQTLTYRFIPQTAAAAGDPNTNTWLVQVFDSATGGDPTKAATDESRLVGQVKMQFWGADSGANKAGTIKSLANVAAGDTTVYSGYTAASAPATPAAYDPLLGKLTLKLGTMELPVKVGVPESPSGMTQLSGQYVATKIEKDGSAFGMLERVSVEDDGKVVATFSNGQSRAIYQLKLAVFPNADGLNPVSGDAYEMSRAAGAVRLLSAGEGSAGTTSGGALESSNVDIGTELTNLIETQRAYSSNASVVRTADQMLEEATNLKR, encoded by the coding sequence ATGACGGCCATCAACGCACTCCGCACCAGCGTCTCGGGCCTGAACGCCCAGGCCACCAAGCTTTCCGGTATCTCCAACAACATCGCCAATAGCTCCACCGTCGGATACAAGCGCGTCGACACGCAGTTCGAGAGCCTGGTGCTGGAAGGCTCCTCCAACGGTGGCTCGGCGCTGGCCGGAACCAGCTCGCAGAACCGGGTGGAGATCAGCAAGGTCGGCCAGCTGCAAAGCACCGGCATCGACACCGACATCGCGGTCAACGGCAACGGCTTTCTGGTGGTCAACGACGCCGCCGGCAGCACCGGCAAGTATCTGGCCACCCGCGCCGGCTCCTTCCGCTCGGATGCCAACGGCAACCTGGTGAATGCCGGCGGCTACTTCCTGCAGGGCGTCAAGCTGGGGGCGGACGGGCTGCCGGTCGGCAATGTCGGCGACAACAACGTGGACAGCCTGACCACGGTCAATGTCAACAACATCAGCGTCGCCTCGGCGCCGACCACCAACATGACCTTCTGGGCCAACCTTCCGGCCGGGCAGACCGCCTACACGGACACCCCCCAGAACGTGAACACCAACATCAGCAGCGTCGACTACTACGACGCGCTGGGCGCCACGCAAACGCTGACCTACCGCTTCATTCCGCAGACCGCCGCCGCGGCCGGCGACCCGAACACCAACACCTGGCTGGTGCAGGTGTTCGACAGCGCCACCGGCGGTGACCCGACCAAGGCCGCGACCGACGAATCCCGCTTGGTCGGGCAAGTGAAGATGCAATTCTGGGGTGCGGATTCGGGCGCCAACAAGGCCGGCACCATCAAGAGCCTGGCCAATGTCGCCGCGGGCGACACGACGGTCTACAGCGGCTACACCGCCGCCTCTGCCCCCGCCACGCCGGCGGCCTACGACCCGCTGCTGGGCAAGCTGACGCTGAAGCTCGGCACCATGGAGCTGCCGGTCAAGGTGGGCGTGCCGGAAAGCCCCTCGGGCATGACGCAGCTCAGCGGCCAGTACGTCGCCACCAAGATCGAGAAGGACGGCTCCGCCTTCGGCATGCTGGAGCGCGTGTCGGTCGAGGATGACGGCAAGGTGGTGGCCACCTTTTCCAACGGCCAGTCGCGGGCGATCTACCAGCTCAAGCTGGCGGTGTTCCCGAACGCCGACGGGCTGAACCCGGTCAGCGGCGATGCCTACGAGATGTCGCGCGCCGCCGGCGCCGTGCGGCTGCTGTCGGCCGGCGAGGGCTCGGCCGGCACCACCTCGGGTGGTGCGCTGGAATCCTCCAACGTCGACATCGGCACGGAGCTGACCAATCTGATCGAGACGCAGCGGGCCTACAGCTCCAACGCGTCCGTGGTGCGCACCGCCGACCAGATGCTGGAAGAAGCCACCAACCTGAAGCGCTGA